CGGAGGCGGTTGGATTTCAATTCTTATCGCTTCAAGCAGATGGGCTTCAAGCCTCCGCAGGAGCAACAGATTTCGGGATGCTCTTTGGCAGCCTGAGTGCTTTTATCATTATTGCTGTTGCCTTGTTGGTAGGGATGCTTTTCCGTATCGGTGTAGAGCAGAGATCGCGTGAAATCGGTATCTTACAAGCCATTGGTTACCCGCTTGTCAAGGTCCGCCGCCGTTTTCTTTATGAGGGAGGCATCATCGCTGGTATCGGTAGTCTGATAGGGTGTCTGCTCGCTGTGGGTTACGCACAACTGATGATATTTGGGCTGCAGACGTGGTGGCTGCCTGCCATCGGCACGCCATTTATGGAACTTCACGCCAGTCCGTGGAGCCTACTGAGCGGTGTGCTTATCTCGCTGGGTGTTGTGATGATTTCCATCCGACTGACTGTCCACAAATTAGGGAGAGCATCGGCTGTATCGCTCCTCGCTGGCGGAACCGATTTTGTTGATGCGACAACAGGTAAACCCAAAACTCGGAAAAGGGGATATCTTCCATTCCTGTTCGCTTTGATCGGAATAGGCGTAGGCATACTGGTGGGGCATCCTATCGTTCGTTTACTGGGTGTGGCACTCGTTGTTATTGGTGTAGGATGGGAGCTATTTGATAGATGGTTAAAATCACAGAATGTGCCTAAACAACTGAGTAGGGTGCGGTTTGCTATCAGAAACACAGCACGGCAGCCCGGGCGGAGTACAACCTGCGTTACGACAATCAGTATCGCGTGCTGCATCATCGTTGCAGTGGGCGCGAATCGACACGATGCACCGCCAAAAACGGAATACGCCTTTGTTGCTGAGTCGGCACTTCCATTACACCACAGTCTCAATACACCAGATGGGAGGTTTGAGCTCGGTTTTTCCGAGAGTGCCTCTGAGCTGCTCAGTGCGTCAGAAATAATTCCGTTTCGCGTGCTGCCGGGTGAAGATGTGAGCTGCCTCAACCTTTATCAGCCTCAGAAACCGCAAATTTTGGGTGCTTCTGACGCTATGTTAGACGAATTCCCTTGGCGCAAACTCAAACGAGAGGTTAGTAAAGTCGGTAGAGTCCTTGCTATCGGGGATGAGAAGTCGCTTCGTTGGATTTTACACCATGATCCGGGTGAGGATTTCCTCGTCCAAGATGAGTTTGGACAAGTGCTCCGCCTTGAACTTGAGACGGTTGTAAACAGTCTTTTCCAAAGTCAATTGATTATCTCTGAGTCGAATTTCACGAAATACTTTCCGAGCCAAAGCGGGTACCAGTTTTTCCTCATTAAAACACCGCCAACATTGCGGGAGGAAACCGCACAGATTTTGGAGAAAACATTGGGTGATTACGGTTTCGACCTTACGTCAGCAGCGGCGCGGTTGGCAAGTTATCGGGCAGTTGAAAATACCTATATCTCCACTTTCCAGAGCCTCGGCGGTTTAGGCGTGCTACTCGGTACCTTCGGGTTGGCACTGGTTTTCTTTAGAAATATCATTGAGCGTCGCAGAGAATTGGCGACGCTACGCGCCTTCGGTTTCCAACGGCGACTCCTGTCTCGGATGCTCTTTATTGAAAGCTGCTTTCTCCTTGCGATTGGGATGTTCATCGGAATTGTCGCTGGACTTGCCGCAATTCTCGCTTCACAGGGACATCTCCCTTCCTTTCCGTGGTTTTCCCTTACAATTACTTTGCTTTTTATCTTCGGTTTTGGTATAATTGCAAATGCAGTTGCCGTTGCCGTGGCACTCCGAAGTCCACTCCTGTCAACGCTTAAATCGGAATAAAGCCTTTGTATACGAGGCTTTTAGCACAGATAACTCTTCAAGTCCGTTTCTTTAAAGTTTTAGCAGGTGGGTTTCCAATCTGGTCAGTTTTGGGGAACACGCTATGTATCCTGTTACATTCAGAACTACGTCTCGCATTCTTTGTGCAGCTATACTCCTTTTCTGTTTTCTGATGCAGAGTGGGTGTTCCAGCGATTCCGATCCGAATACGCCAAGCGCGCTGGATCATACGGAACGCGGATGGCACTTCTATGAGGCAGGTGACTACCCGCAAGCGTTGCTCAATTTTGAACGGGCAATCAATTTCGATGCGGAACTTGCCGATGCACATAACGGAGTGGGATGGAGCCATCTCAGCCTATCGCTAAATCCGCCGTTGGCACAGGAAGCGTTCCAAAACGCTGTCCAACTCGACGCGTCAAATGCGGATGCGTGGGTTGGGCTTGCGAACCTCCTCTACTTACGGAACAAAGACGCTACTGATTTCAGGTCGGCTATCCGAGCAGTTGATAATGCTTTGCAAGGGGACCCACAATATCTCTTTCGGCACGACTATTACTCCAATGCTGAACTCTATGCGCTTAAGGCGGCGTGTTACTATTATCTTGGCGAGAATCAATCGGCACAGCAGAAGGCTAACAAGGCACTCCAAATTGATACGACAAATAGGACTGCTATTGTCCTACAAAACTTGCTGAAAGAGGAATAATATTCAATTTACACATTTGAGCGAATTTATGGGCAGCCACAAGGGCTGCCCCTACAAAGTGTCTACGTATTTTGATAATTCACCATATATCTTCATTTATCCCAAATTTTGAATTTAGGAGAACGAAATATGTCTCAAAACGTTATTACATCTACACAGTTAACCAACTTAACTCCTGCCCACAGTGGTAAGGTGCGTGATCTCTACGACCTCGGAGACGAACTCCTGATTATATCCACGGATCGGATTTCCGCCTTTGATGTTGTTTTACCGAACGGTATACCGGATAAAGGCAGAGTTCTAACCGGTCTGTCCAAATTCTGGTTCAACTACACGGAATCTGTCTGTAAGAACCACCTCATTGCGACCGATGTTGAAGATTACCCCGATACGTTACACCCTGACGCGGAACTCTTAGAAGGACGCTCTATGCTCGTCCGTAAAGCGAATCGGGTCGATATTGAATGCGTGGTGCGCGGTTATCTCGCTGGGTCCGGCTGGTCCTCATATCAGAAGACAGGCGAGATTTGTGGACAGAAGCTCCCAGATGGACTACAGGAATCTGATCGACTGCCCGAACTCCTATTTACACCGACAACTAAAGCTGAACACGGCGAGCATGACGAACCCATCTCTATTGAAGAGATGAAGAACGAAGTCGGTAGCGAACTTACGGATCGCTTGATTGATGCGAGTTTCGCGCTCTTTAGAAGTGCCAGTCAGCACGCGGAAAGTACCGGTATTATCCTCTGCGATACTAAGTTTGAGTTCGGGGAGCTCAATGGCGACCTGATTCTCATCGACGAAGTGTTTACGCCCGACTCATCCCGCTTCTGGCCCGCAGAGCTTTACGAACCCGGTAAACCGCAGCAGAGTTTCGATAAACAGTTCGTACGGGATTATCTCTCCGAAATCGGTTGGAACAAAGAACCCCCCGCACCTGAGTTGCCAGAGACGGTCATCTCCAAAACGAGCGAGAAGTATCGCGAGGCGTATCGCCTCATCGTCGGCGAAGAGTTGTAGCGTCGGACTTCCGTTGGACAGAGGAGATGAGAGATGGCAAGCCCACTTGACGGTATAAAGGTTTTGGATCTCACGCGGGTCCTCGCGGGTCCGTATGCGACGATGCTTCTTGGTGATCTTGGAGCAGAGGTCATCAAGATTGAGCAACCCGGCACAGGGGACGAATCTCGCAATTTTGGTCCCTTTAAAAACGGGTTCAGCCTCTATTTCATGAGTGTGAATCGCGGAAAACGGAGTGTGACACTCAACCTTAAAACCGATCATGGACAGGCAATCTTCAAGCAGTTGTTGAAACAGACTGACATTCTCGTCGAGAATTTCCGTCCGGGAACAATGAAAAATTTGGGCTTGGATTACGAGACACTGAAAGCCGACCACCCATCGCTCATTTATGCGGCGTGCTCCGGCTTCGGACAGACCGGTCCGTATGCGCAGCAAGGCGCGTACGATATGATTATCCAAGGCATGGGCGGTATCATCAGCATTACGGGTGAACCGGAGGGACCACCGGTGCGTGTCGGTACATCTATCAGTGACATTACCGCTGCCCTTTTCACAACGATCGGTATTCTCTCCGCGCTGCACCATCGCAACCAAACAGGCAAGGGACAGTTTGTAGATGTCGCGATGTTGGACAGTCTCGTTGCTGTTTTGGAAAACGCTGTTGTCCGCTATTTCGCCACTGGTGAAGCACCCAAACCGCTCGGTGCCAGACACCCAGCGATTACACCTTTTGAGGCGTTCGCATCTGCAGATGGACACGTCATTATTGCCCTTGGAAACGATGTGCTTTGGGCTAAATTCTGTGAACATGTTGACCGGAAGGAACTCATCTCAGATGAACGATTTCAAACAAACGCAGACCGAACAGAAAATCATAGCGAATTGTTTCCTATCCTCTCGGAGATCATGTCTCAGCGGACAACCGATGATTGGATTGACGCACTCGGGCACATCGGTGTGCCGTGTGGTCCCATCAATACAATGGATAAAGTTGTCTCACATCCACAGGTGCAGGCACGTGAGATGATTACACGCGTCGCACACCAGATCACGGGAGAAGTGGAGGTGCCGGGGGTGCCGATTAAACTTTCAGAAACGCCCGGAAATGTAGACGCACCTGCTCCAAGTCTCGGTGAACATACAACCGAGATTCTAACCGATGTGTTAAAAATGCATCCAAATGAAGTGGAAAAGTTAAGGCGAGACGGAGTCGTTTAGAAAGGAGTTCGCATGTCAAACAAAACCGCAGAAGTGTTACATGGAACAACTGATTTGACATTGGAGGGTGATCTTGCCGCGCAGATGGTCGAGGTTCTCGACGGTTATGTTACCGACGCGGTGGCGCGTTCCGTTGAAAAACGGGAAACCTTGTGGCATCGCGATTATAGTTCTCATGAGGCGTATACTGAATCTGTCGAACCGAACCGCGCACGGCTTAGGAAACAGATTGGATGCCTCGATCCGCGTTTGACAATCGAGGACCTCGCTTACGTTGCTACAACAACATCCGCCGCGCAGATTACAGAAGATGAAAATTACACCGTCTCTCGCGTGCGTTGGCAGGTTTTCGATGAGGTGGAAGGTGAGGGGCTTTTGTTGGAACCGATGCACAACGTCCCCATTGTTGCTCAAGTCGTCGCCTTGCCCGATGCTGATTGGACACCGGAGATGATAGCCGGTGTAACGAATGAATTGCCACCGAGTGCCCAGTTTGCGAGACGTTTGGCAAGAGCGGGATGTCGTGTCGTTGTTCCGCTCCTTATTAACCGCGAGGATAGCTATTCCGGCAACCCAACCATCAGTAGAATGACGAATCAACCGCATCGTGAATTCATCTACCGGATGGCGTATCAACTTGGAAGACATATCATCGGGTATGAGGTGCAGAAGGTGTTGTCACTGGTGGACTGGATGGCTTCTACTGAAGCACCGATAGGTGTTATCGGCTACGGTGAAGGTGGGTTGATTGCACTTCATAGTGCAGCAGTTGATACACGAATCCAAGCGGCAGCTGTCAGTGGATATTTCCAATCGCGGCAAGAGGTATGGCGAGAACCGATCTACCGAAACGTTTGGGGACTCCTACACGAGTTTGGCGATGCTGAAATTGCAAGTCTCATCGCGCCACGTCCGTTGATTATAGAGGCAAGCATTGGACCTGAAGTTGCCGGTCCGCCACCGGTTGGTAATGGACGCGGCGGCGCGGCACCCGGGCAACTTGTGTCACCACCTGCGGATTCCGTTGCGTCGGAATTCAGTCGCGCACACGATTTTTATCGTCAGCTCGGCAGTGAGGATGCCTTGCGCCTCGTTTCTTCTGTAGACGGATCCCCGGGTTCTGAAGAAACCTTAACCGCCTTTCTTACAGGACTCGGTGTTGAGAATGCGAGTATTGACGGCTACCACCTGCTTTCTGTTCCGAGCGTTGACGATTTTGATTACGAGGCGAGGCAGAAGCGGCAGTTTACACAGTTGGTTAATTTGAGCCAACGTTTCTTGCGGGAAGCAGCATCGCGGCGGCAACAATTTTTCTGGGAGAAAACCGATACCTCTTCGCTCACAAAGTGGGAGGAGACGTGTACGGATGCTAAAGCCTATTTCTGGGACGAAGTCATCGGCAGGTGTCCGGCACCCGACGTGCCTGCTAATGCGAGAACGAGGCTCATTTATGACGAACCCCGCTGGAAAGGTTATGAGGTCGTCCTTGATGTGTGGGACAGTGTTTTCGCCTACGGTATCTTGTTGCTTCCAAACGATCTTCAGCCGGGTGAACAGCGTCCTGTCGTTGTCTGTCAGCACGGTTTAGAGGGTAGACCACAGGATACGGCGGATCCGAGAATAGAATCGGTTTATTACTCTTACGCTGCAAGTTTAGCGGACAGAGGGTTTATCACCTACGCACCGCAGAATCCGTATATTGGTCAAGATGCCTTTCGCGTCATTCAACGCAAAGCGAATCCGATAAAATGGTCGCTCTTTTCGTTGATTATCCGTCAGCATGAGCGAACACTTGACTGGCTTGCGGAACTACCTTTCGTTGATGCCGATAGGATTGGCTTTTATGGGTTATCCTACGGTGGTAAGACGGCGATGCGTGTCCCCGCAGTGCTTGAACGCTATGCTTGTTCCATCTGTTCGGCTGATTTCAACGAGTGGATTGTCAAGAATGCGACGTTTGACTCCGGCTACAGTTATATGTTTACGGGTGAATACGAGATGCCGGAGTTCGATTTGGGGAACACATTTAACTACGGTGAGATGGCGGGATTGATTGCGCCGCGTCCGTTTATGGTGGAACGCGGGCATGACGACGGTGTCGCGCCTGATGAATGGGTGGCGCATGAATTCGCTGTCGTCCGGCGGCTTTACGTCCGGTTAGGGATCGCTGATAGAACGGAGATTGAATTCTTTGACGGGGGGCACCAGATTAATTCTGATCGGACGTTCCGATTCCTACATCGGCACCTTGATTGGCCCGAACCTCAATAAATATGTAGGTTGGGTTGAGCGGTAAAAGACAAAATATCCATTTTATTTATGCGAGGAGTTTTGGTTTCCGATGACCTATCCATATAGATGTATACAGCGAAACCCAACACTCTAAACGTTATAGGTGCGATAATATGTTGGGTTTCACTCGTCTTTTGCCGATCTTAGGTTTCTCGATGAACCTCGAAAGTCATTTTCTCATGCGATTTCTCGTGGGTTCCCGTTCAACCCAACCTACGCGCTGAAATCAAACCATATTATTTACATCTGGAAAGGAAAGAGATGCTTTATTCCATCATCGTTAGTGCAGGATTAGAGAACATCGCACGCGAGGAGTTATCCGCGCGTTTTGAAACCAATCTGAAAATCCTGGAACGTAAACCGCAGCGCATCCTCTTCCAATATGCGGGTAACCCGCGTGAGCTGCTATCTCTGCGAACAGCCGAACATCTCTTTCTCATTCTAAAGCGGATACCGAAGATGACACGCTCGCGCAATTCGTTGGCAGTGTTGCGTGGTTCACTGGCGCGCTTAAGTTTCAAGGAGATGTCCGAGTGCTGTCGGCAGGTGGGTATCAATGTGCGGAAACGGATGCCGTTTCGGGTGACGAGTCGGTTGTCTGGCAAACGCAACTTCCGCCGTCTCGATCTGCAGCGGGTGATTGAACGCGCTTTATCGGAACGAGGATGGTATTTGGCATCAACGAAGGCAGCACTGGATGTCTGGGCAGAGGTGCATGGAGACGACGGCTATATCAGTATCAAGCTTTCCTCAAACGATATGGCGCAGCGTCCATATAAACAAGCACATATCCCCGCGTCCCTCAAACCGACGTTGGCGTATAGCATGGTGCGCCTTTCAAAACCCCACCCGGACGATGTCTTTTTAGACGCTATGTGTGGTGCTGGAACGATTCTTTTGGAACGCGCGCTTATGGGTCGCTACCGTTATCTCATCGGTGGTGATGTCTCTACAGAGGCGTTAGATGCTACCGTAACGAATTTCGGTAGGAAACATCAACCGCGTCAATTCTTCCATTGGGATGCACGCACTTTACCACTACAACCGAACACAGTTGATAAAATCGTCTGTAATCTCCCGTTCGGTGAGACTATCGGAAACATTCCTCAGTTGACGAATCTATATCGGCACTGCCTCAAGGAGTCTGCGCGCGTCTTGAAACCGAGGGGGAGGATGGTGCTGCTCACCTCGCAACGTACACTTCTCAATGACGAACTGGAAAAACTGCGTTTTCTCGGTGTTCAGCAACGGTTGACAGTCGATGTCCGTGGAAAACAAGCATGGATATATGTCATCCGTTTTACATAGCGCGTAGTGAAATCTACAATTACTTTAACATTGCGGATAGGCGGGGTTAGATACCCCGCCTACCGATTGCTGATTGCTGACGGCTGATGGCTAAATCTCCGGCACTCTTACTGCAACCTCTTTACCGGCTGCATGCGAACGGAAAATACCATCCATAATCACGTTTGTGAGGAGTACGCCTTCCGGTGGTATTGGCGATGGTGCGTCTGCCTTAACTGCCTCACGGAATGCGATCATCTGTGCCGCCCAGTTATCAGACTGCGGGAATCCTGAGAATTGGATCGTCGTCATCCCTTCTGGTGGGTTCGGTTCTGCAGTTAATCCTTCTGCTTCGACAAACTTCTTGAGCTCACCATCATACGCATCGGCATAAATAACCGGTCCACTCAACGCGAAACCCGCTTTCGTCCCGAGATGGAAGTTGCCACCGAGCGAGTCCTGATGCACTGCCCAAGAGATTTTGAACACCATCACACCACCATTTTCAAACCGGACCCACGCTGCGCCGAACTCTTCAACATCCATGATGCCCTTAAATCTCGGATCCTGCTGGGAGATGTAATCCTCGGTGATCGCGGAGACACGCACGGGTTTCGGGTACCCCATCGCATACAGCGAAGCGTGCATATTGTAGACCCCGATATCAACGGTTGCCCCGGCACCCGCTGTCTTTTTGTAGATGAACGTATGCCCTGGATTCCCGCGGCGTCTGCAGCCTGCAGATTCAGAGTAATAAATATCACCGAACAATCCCGCATCGAACGCTTTTCTTATGAATTGGATCCTTGGATCAAACGTGGGATTGAGACCGATTTGTAAGATTTTGCCTGATGCCTTCGCTGCCCGCACCATCGCTGTCGCATCTGGGAGTGTCGCTGCCATCGGTTTTTCGCAGAGGACGTGTTTACCGGCGTTCAATGCTGCCACTGTCGGTCGCCGATGTCCCTGATTGTAAGTGCAGACACTCACACCATCAAGCTCGTCCATTTCGAGCATTTTGTTGTAGCTTGAAAAAGCGTTCTTTCTGGGGACACCCCACTCGTCAGCGGCTTGGTTCGCCTTACTTTTGATGATGTCGCAGACCGCTACGATTTCAAAACCGCCTACTTTCTCATAGGTGCTTCGGTGTGCTCGTGAAATGCCACCTGTACCAATAATACCAACCTTGACAGTCATAATGTTCTCTCCTCATAACAAATTCTGTATAGAAATAGACGCGATTTACTAAATTTCCGGTACTCGGACCGCAACCTCTTTCCCTGTTTCGTGTGATCGGAAAATGCCATCCATAATCACATTTGTGAGCAGTACGCCCTCTGGCGGTATCGGTGATGGTGCGTCTGCCTTAACTGCCTCACGGAATGCCGTCATCTGTGCTTGCCAGACATTGACCTCTTTAAACCCAGAGAACTGGATCGTTGTCATCCCTTCCGGTGGGTTTGCTTCAGCGGTGAGTCCTTCGGATTTAACTAACTTCTTAAGATCATTTGTATATCCATCGGCATAGACAGTTGGTCCACCCAAGGAGATCCCCATTTCCTTACCGAGACAGAAACTGGGACCGAGCGAATCCTGATGAATCGCCCAAGAGATTTTGAATACCATCACGCCACCATTTTCAAAACGCACCCATGCGACACCAAACTCTTCGACATCCATAATCCCTCGAAATTGGGGATCTTGCTGTGAGATATAATCCTCGGTAATCGCGGAGACACGCACGGGTTTCGGATATCCCATCGCATACAGTGAATCGTGCATATTGTAGACCCCGATGTCTACGATCGCACCGGCACCTGCTGTTTTCTTGTAGATGAACGTGCGCGCTGGATTCCCGCGGCGCCTGCATGCTGCAGATTCAGAATAATAGATGTCACCGAGCAGTCCTTCATCAATTACTTTCTTAGCGAATTGGAGTCTCGGATTAAACGTGCTGTGGATACCGATCTGCAAGATTTTGCCCGACGCTTTCGCTGCCCGCACCATTGCGGTCGCATCTGGAAGTGTCGCCGCCATGGGCTTTTCACAGAAGACGTGTTTGCCAGCGTTTAGTGCAGCAACTGTCGGTCGTCTGTGTCCTTGGTTGTAGGTGCAAACGCTTACTGTGTCGATTTCGTCCATCTCAAGCATCTTGTTGTAACTTGTGAAGACGTTCTTTCTCGGAACATCCCACTGATCGGCAGCTTCGTTTGCCTTGCTTTTGATAATGTCGCACACCGCGACGATCTCGAAGCCACCTACTTGTGTGTAAGCCCTCTGATGCGCCCGTGAAATACCACCCGTACCCACAATACCGACTCGAATCGTCATATTGCTATCTCCTCATGCGTAGAATAGAATTGCCAAAAGTTTAGACGAAATCGGTTTGCAATGCAAGGGAAAAAATTGTGTGCTACTAAGGTGCTTCACAAAGCACCCTTCTCGTTTACCAGCACAGGCTTTTTCTATACTACTGCTTCAATACTTCCTCGCGATGCCACGTCAAAGCCTCCTGAGCTGGGTAAAGTTCATTATGCTCAGGCAATAGTATTGACTTACCCCGCAAGGTCGTTAGCAACCACTCTGTAGGTCCACGCTCTGACATAAGTTCTGAAACGATCACTTGGTAGGTCTTGCCCAAGGAAATCAAGCCCGCGTCAAAAGCCCAATGATGGAGTTGGCAGAGAGAAATCCCGTTCCGTACATCGTTATTTCCTGAAACCTTGAATGGAATGATGTGTGCAGCTTCTGTCACACTTTCTCCATCCATTGTAATAATACGCAATTGGCAAACAGCACAAGTGTAATCGTATATTCTCATGATTGCTTGACGGAAACCTGCAGTCCGAATTGGATTATCTTCTTCTGTTGGTGTCAACGGTTGTAGAGATGAAAACGTTTGTTTAACTTGCTGCAGTAGTGCTTGTCTGTACTCACCGATCTGCTGTTCCTCAGTTATAAGACTCTCAATATCTGTTTTGAAATCTGTGAAATAGGTATCTATAAGGGTTTGACGGATTACCTCTCGATCATGGTCATTCGTAAGTAAGAAAAAAAATTCATCATCAAAACTTGCAGACGCGATCACCTCACGAATACGAGAAGATGTTTTAAGTTGAGATGCAACGCTTAATGCTGTTTCATATCCAGGATTTGCGTGGAGGTGCCAGAATCCCTCGCTTTTTAAGTGGAAAAACGGCATAGCGATGTTAGGTTTCCGATCCGTCACTTTAGTCCAATATTTCAAGAAAGCCTCCGCCAAATCAGGGGAAAGGACGATTCTGTTTTCAAGAATCTGTCCCTGTTCAATGAGTTCAATAACTGCTAACAACAAAAGGGGTTTATTAGGGGCTGCGCCGCGTGCTTTGTCTATTCGCAACCTTTCCATTTTCTGGATGTATTTTTGTAGGATATTATTGGGCATCTTTTTAGTGTTACCTCGGAGAAACGTAGCTGATCCTTTCTACTGTTCCAATGGGAAAGGTGTCTCTACAGGCCTCACAAGATTTGAAGTCCTTTGGTCACCCAGAATAGTATCTAAATTGGAGACAAGAGCGTTAGGAAAGTTATTACGAATAGAATATAGGTTACAGCACTTTTTTAGGCAATTCAACTTCTTCAATTTCGATGCCTATTGCCTTGGCATAATCGTTGCGCAATTTATCTACATCTCTCGAAAAATGATTTAGCATATAGAGTAGCAAATTTTTAACGAGCGTTTTACCTTTTATTAACATTTTTTTTTGTGTGGGGTGCCAGATAACCCCATTATAAGGCGTTTGAGTCAGGTCTGTAGGTAACTTTGAAATCATCTTGAAACACTTGGATAGTGGATATTTCTCAACGAGTTCTGCGATGATTTCTGTTAAGATTTGCAGTCCTATAGGGCGGAAAAGCACACTACCTCCCTCTGGATGTCTATATTTCTTGACAACTGTTGAATTATCAGAGGTGTTGACGAATTCCTGCAGTGGTAAAAAACTGTCTGTAAGCCGTTTAAAATAATCACAAGCATTGTGGTAATGTTCATCAAGAATGTGATTTGGTTGACGCACTTTTGTAAGTTCATCTTTTCGATTATTGAAAGTCTTCTTCTTTGAGATAACGTATATTTTTGTAAATAGTATACTTAGCAAATCGTAAAGATTTCCAATCGTAGTGAGG
The nucleotide sequence above comes from Candidatus Poribacteria bacterium. Encoded proteins:
- a CDS encoding Gfo/Idh/MocA family oxidoreductase codes for the protein MTVKVGIIGTGGISRAHRSTYEKVGGFEIVAVCDIIKSKANQAADEWGVPRKNAFSSYNKMLEMDELDGVSVCTYNQGHRRPTVAALNAGKHVLCEKPMAATLPDATAMVRAAKASGKILQIGLNPTFDPRIQFIRKAFDAGLFGDIYYSESAGCRRRGNPGHTFIYKKTAGAGATVDIGVYNMHASLYAMGYPKPVRVSAITEDYISQQDPRFKGIMDVEEFGAAWVRFENGGVMVFKISWAVHQDSLGGNFHLGTKAGFALSGPVIYADAYDGELKKFVEAEGLTAEPNPPEGMTTIQFSGFPQSDNWAAQMIAFREAVKADAPSPIPPEGVLLTNVIMDGIFRSHAAGKEVAVRVPEI
- a CDS encoding Gfo/Idh/MocA family oxidoreductase, whose translation is MTIRVGIVGTGGISRAHQRAYTQVGGFEIVAVCDIIKSKANEAADQWDVPRKNVFTSYNKMLEMDEIDTVSVCTYNQGHRRPTVAALNAGKHVFCEKPMAATLPDATAMVRAAKASGKILQIGIHSTFNPRLQFAKKVIDEGLLGDIYYSESAACRRRGNPARTFIYKKTAGAGAIVDIGVYNMHDSLYAMGYPKPVRVSAITEDYISQQDPQFRGIMDVEEFGVAWVRFENGGVMVFKISWAIHQDSLGPSFCLGKEMGISLGGPTVYADGYTNDLKKLVKSEGLTAEANPPEGMTTIQFSGFKEVNVWQAQMTAFREAVKADAPSPIPPEGVLLTNVIMDGIFRSHETGKEVAVRVPEI
- a CDS encoding HNH endonuclease translates to MPNNILQKYIQKMERLRIDKARGAAPNKPLLLLAVIELIEQGQILENRIVLSPDLAEAFLKYWTKVTDRKPNIAMPFFHLKSEGFWHLHANPGYETALSVASQLKTSSRIREVIASASFDDEFFFLLTNDHDREVIRQTLIDTYFTDFKTDIESLITEEQQIGEYRQALLQQVKQTFSSLQPLTPTEEDNPIRTAGFRQAIMRIYDYTCAVCQLRIITMDGESVTEAAHIIPFKVSGNNDVRNGISLCQLHHWAFDAGLISLGKTYQVIVSELMSERGPTEWLLTTLRGKSILLPEHNELYPAQEALTWHREEVLKQ